One segment of Babylonia areolata isolate BAREFJ2019XMU chromosome 24, ASM4173473v1, whole genome shotgun sequence DNA contains the following:
- the LOC143298496 gene encoding phosphoglycerate kinase 1-like: MALNKLSIDKLDLSGKRVLMRVDFNVPQAKDGKITNPQRIVAALPSIKYALDKGAKSVVLMSHLGRPDGHPNKKFSLEPIAEELKKLLGKDVQFLQDCVGPEVEKACANPAQGSIILLENLRFHVEEEGKGVDKDGKKVKATPADETAFRASLSKLGDVYVNDAFGTAHRAHSSMVGCNLPQRASGFLLKKELEYFAKALHNPVRPFLAILGGAKVADKIQLIENMLDKVNQMIIGGGMAFTFLKVNNSMKIGASLFDEEGAKIVGKLMEKAKAKNVEMILPEDFITGNKFAEDAEQGKADVASGIPDGWLGLDVGEKSAARFAAAIKKSKTIVWNGPPGVFEFDKFASGTKKVMDAVVEATKSGAISIIGGGDTATCAAKFGTEDKVSHVSTGGGASLELLEGKTLPGVAALSDA; encoded by the exons ATGGCACTGAATAAATTGAGTATCGACAAACTTGACCTGAGCGGTAAACGTGTGTTGATGAG AGTGGACTTCAATGTACCTCAGGCAAAGGATGGCAAAATTACCAATCCCCAGCG CATTGTTGCAGCACTGCCTTCCATAAAGTATGCCCTTGATAAAGGCGCCAAATCAGTGGTGCTTATGTCACACCTTGGACGACCAGATGGGCATCCTAATAAGAAGTTCTCCTTGGAGCCTATCGCCGAAGAGCTAAAAAAACTGTTGGGAAA AGATGTGCAGTTCCTACAGGACTGTGTTGGGCCAGAAGTGGAGAAAGCCTGTGCAAATCCTGCTCAAGGATCAATCATCTTGCTGGAGAACTTGCGGTTCCATGTGGAGGAGGAAGGCAAAGGTGTGGACAAAGATGGCAAGAAGGTGAAGGCTACACCTGCAGATGAGACTGCATTCCGTGCGTCTCTCTCCAAACTGGGAGATGTTTATGTCAATGATGCCTTTGGCACTGCCCACAGGGCTCACAG CTCTATGGTAGGTTGCAACCTTCCTCAGAGAGCATCGGGCTTCTTGCTAAAGAAGGAGCTTGAGTACTTCGCCAAGGCCCTTCACAACCCTGTGCGTCCTTTCTTGGCCATTCTAGGCGG GGCCAAAGTGGCTGACAAAATCCAACTCATTGAGAACATGTTGGACAAGGTCAACCAAATGATCATTGGTGGTGGCATGGCCTTCACCTTCCTCAAGGTCAACAACAGTATGAAG ATTGGAGCATCTCTCTTTGACGAGGAAGGCGCCAAGATTGTGGGGAAGCTGATGGAGAAGGCAAAAGCGAAAAATGTGGAAATGATCCTGCCTGAAGACTTCATCACGGGCAACAAATTTGCTGAAGATGCAGAACAGGGTAAAGCAGATGTTGCCTCTGGTATTCCAGATGGATGGTTG GGTCTGGATGTTGGTGAGAAGTCAGCTGCCAGGTTTGCAGCAGCTATTAAAAAATCCAAAACCATTGTTTGGAATGG CCCACCAGGAGTGTTTGAGTTTGATAAATTTGCCAGTGGCACCAAGAAGGTGATGGACGCTGTTGTGGAAGCCACTAAGTCGGGGGCTATATCTATCATTG GTGGAGGTGATACAGCAACATGTGCAGCCAAGTTTGGAACCGAAGACAAAGTCAGCCACGTCAGCACTGGAGGCGGTGCCAGTCTGGAACTCTTGGAAG GTAAAACACTTCCAGGTGTGGCAGCGCTGTCTGATGCCTGA